GCGGTTTGCCAATCTAGAGTTGTGGCGAGCGCTGCACGCCACCCGCCACAGACCAGGGAGAACCAGTGGCGGGCGACTTCCAATGGGCTTATTTGGAAGAGCCTACCTGTGACGGGAAGAAACTAGAGCCCGCCACTAAAATGACCTTAGCTGTGGCTGGTGGGCGCTGGCACCCCCacaactatttttgaataataaCAGTGGCGGGTGCCCCGCCTCGCTCGCCACTCATTAGGATTCACCTATAAGCTATTTTTCATTAGTGCGACCCCACGTATATTCCTCCCCATTCGCTCGCCGGACTAAACCCTAGCCACTCCCCTTCACTCCCGTCCGTCACCCAAGCTCCTGTCTGGTGatctccggcatggcgggcagcggatccgagtccttcaTCTTCAAATCCGTCAACCCTAAGCTCATCCCACGCGGCCCCAAGGAGGAGATGCCCGTCCGGTTTGCACTCCGCCACTACCAGGAACAGGCCCGTGCGAGGCATTGCTCAGACTCCTTCCCTCAGGAATCCATTGCGTTCGCCCCAATGGCGCATGGATCCGGCGCTATGTGTGTCGCCGCTGCCTCATCGGAGACGGTGCGGTCCGTCTAGCGTCCGAACATGGTGGCGGATGCGCAACCCTTCCGTTGGCACACCGATGCCATGGACGCACCATGGGCGTCGCCCACACAAACATGACGCGACAGTGGGCGTCGGCGAGACAGAATCGCATTCTCCAGCGCCTCATATGGTGTAGCAGTCCGGGCACCGCAACCGCGTCGTGGTGGATGTTGCTGGCTTGTCCCAGGACAAATCCATCATCGATCTGACGTACAACGACATTGTTCAGGTTCCGGATTCCGACGAGGAAGAGTGTGGCATGGGAGACGACTTCCTTGAGCCACGTGAGCCGGCTCGTatcccatgccctactctaccttgccgGCGACCGGACCAACACTCTGGGGAGCGCATCCAGCCGCCGGACATGGCCACGACAAAACCGGACGAGCTCAACTTGGAttaggtttcatgttgcatataatAATATGGATTTAAGATTTCTAATTTGAAATGTCCCATTGTAGAATCAAATATTTGAAATGTGATCGGTCCATCTGCGGGCGTTTGAGGGTCGGATTTGTCGGCAGTAGATGCTTTAATTGTGATATGATACGGGGATGGCCGGGCGTTGTCCGTGGGCCGGACCGGACACTTCACATTCGAATTCCCACGCCCAAAACGGAAACCCCAATCATCCAAAAAAGAAAAGAATCCCAGCCCTGTCAAGCAAGCCCCACTGGGAGTCATAAAACTTGCTATGCATGTTCAGTTTAgtgttaaaactttgaaaatacGGATTTGTGGTCACTCAACTTGCATTGTCGTGCAAATACGGTCACAGGGTGCATATGCGGGCGTATCCACCGCTTGTGTGGCGTGACATGCGTGCATGGCCCCACTGGCAGTGACTATTGGTGCTGGAGGCGCTAGTGTGATGTCATCCTTAGAGAAAAGAGGTGCTACGTGTGACGTTATTTTTGCAGAAATGATTCAAAAATAATCGTGATGTGAGCTCTCGAACCAGCAACCAAATTCAGTCTTGTCACGGGTGCTAACCACCCACACAAGGCGTCCTTGCCTTTCTAGTAATGAGATGAATATTGGATTATATTGGTCAACCcaataaataatatattttttgcCGGGACAACCATAAAATGATTCGAATTCAAACAAAAAAATTGTTGATTTGTTTTTAAGGATGAGCGAATTTTGTTGCCATTTCGAAATTCGTACTTGCTCATGTGCCTAAGGAGAAACACATAATTTTGTATGTTGGCAACGACGACTAATCGTATCCAACATTTCTTTTTCTCGATAGGATTTTTTTCTCGGTACGGGCTAGAAAAACTGGTTTCTAGATAATCTCGGAAATTTCAAAAAAGTCGCACAAATTTAttcaaacaaattttgaattcaatTTTTTAGCATTAAAATATATATAACTGAACCTAGAAAAGAACAAATCTTATGCACGATTCCAGCGGTTAGTAACCCGCATCTGCTGGGTGACCCAGGCTTGGGAGTTCAAGTAAATATCAGCTAAAATTAATGATGGAGATCATTGGAATCAATCAAGTGACCATGGGTAATACAGCAAAAGCTGTGGCACCGAACTATGCACTGCGTTGTATGATTATGTGCATACAAATCTTATTTGATATAGTTCTGGgtgtttaaattcaaaaaataCATTTGAAATTTTGGCACGAGGTTCAGTGACCACCGGGATTCCTCAGAACAGAATAAAAAAATCTGCTTATATCTTGGACCGGTTTTTTAATTCGAATTTGATTTAGAACTGGTTTTTTCGGTCGCACCTGGCAAAAAACAGAATCGAGAAAAAAGCCTAACTTTACTATAAATTAATTTGTCTCTCTTATTTAACGTGACAATCTACTTAGCGTACTGGTTGGCAGATGGTATGCCGGTACATGAGCTCGTGAGTTCCATTCCTCTCATACCTCTCATACCACCACACGGTGACAAGTGGACCCCATGTCAAGGAGAGATTTATATATATCCGCAAAAAAGGAGAGATTTATTCCTCACAAGCAGGCCCAGACGTGCTGATGAGGAGCTTCTACAATTAAATAAGAGCGGGGTGTATCTGTAAAAAGAACATGCACACAGCACACGTAGCACCGTGCTGTTCCAGTCACTAATAGTGGGCCATAGCAACGTTGGCATGCCACGTAAGCACAATATGTGTCTAGAGATGGATGAAGTGACCGTATTTGCACGCGGGGGCAAGTTGAATGACCACAATTCCGTATTTTTAAAGTTTTAGCACTAAACTGAACGTGGAGTGCAAGTTTTATGACTTCCGGTGATATTAGCTCTTTATTTTTTCCCAACGGAGCCTTCTTCAGGAAGACTCGAGTCCACAGTCCGCAGTCCCGCAGTGTCACTGTCagacacccacgcacgcacgcacggtcTCAGCGTGCTCGCCTCAGTCTCGCCGGCGGAGGGAGAGAGCGGAGAAAGGGGAATGCCGCGGCGGTGATCGCGTCCAATTGGAGGGGCAAGGCGCCGGTGCAAGGGGTTCCGGCGCCGGCCGCTGTTGGCGGGAAAGGGGCGCCAGGCGCCGGCGGTGGAGTGGGCCTAGGCGACCGCCGTGTAGGGGAATGgcgaggctgcggaagaggaagagggggagggggaggggcgtgaGATGGCTGAGCCACTACTCATCGGGGCAAAGCATTCTGATCGTCGGGGACGGGGATTTCTCGTTCTCGCTggctctcgccgccgcgttcgggaCCGGCCGGAACATCGTCGCGACGTCGCTGGACTCCTATGGTTCGATCCTTTGCGATCTCTCCTTCAGCATTACTAACGCTGCTTTCTTTAAGCATTCGGGTTCTTTAATAGTACTACTAATCACACCTAGGGTTTCAAGAATGGAATCCTGGAGGGGTAGGGTGCATACAGGAGTATAATGTGTTGCTTTTAGGCGATCTTCTATTTTCATTTGCATTAATTTTTGAAATCTACGAGAATTTGGTACATTCTGTTGATTAAGAAGGATTTGATGCACTTTACACTGTTGAGGTAAAGTTTACTGATTGCCGACTCTGCCACTTTGGTGATATACGAGCTAGCACAGCTTATGCTCTAACATGAAATGGGAGAGGTTTTATGATGGAAAAAATCTATCTTGATAGTCGCTCCCGTTTTCTTATATGCATCAGCATATTAAAGAATTTGTTAACGATTTTCATATATAACTGAAACCAATTACGGAGACCTATTTGAGTGATCTCTTGACTGATATTTCTTACTGTTAAAAATTGTTTATCTTGGGGCGGAGCACGTGCATCCAGCAACACTATTTCTATTTCAAGTAATTTTTTTGTTTCTATTATGGAACCAGATGTAGTGAACACTGTAATTTGGATAAGTTTTATGTGGAAATGATCATTGTTTCATATGGTTCTTGAATCCCAATATATCCAAATATTATGTTTTCAGCTACTATGTTGTGTCAAAAGTGATTCAGCAATTTCGTGGTCAAAGGGTGATTTAGGATCCATCCAACAAAACCTTTCGAACTTGAAAACATGAATTAGGAGTGAACCTGTGAGAACACACATTCAGGAAAACTCTGTGTCAGGCTAGCCCAAAATATACTTCCTGGTTTATTTCCATGTAACCACCACTTTTACTTCGGTTCCTTAGCAATTTTCTATCTTTTAATACTAGTTATCTTGCCTCATTAATTCCTCTTTGAGGCTTCCATATGCATTAAGCTGCCCCTGCTTACCTTATATGCTCAGAGGGATAATTTGTTACTGTGATTTTGTGATCATTTTTACATTCTTAGTtatatttatctattttgtttccATTTTTGTTGCCAATCTTCTACAGAGGCTCTGTCTCGCAAGTATAGCAAAGCACAATCAAATGTAATGGAGCTGAAGAAAAGGCGCACCACGGTTTTGCATGGTGTTGATGCGGAGACGATGAAGGGTCATACTAATCTGAAGATGAGACTATTTGATCGGATTGTCTTTAATTTTCCTCATGCTGGATTCCATGGAAAAGAGTGTGAGATGCATGTTGTCAGGTATGAGCACTCACTCCTCTTTGATTGTTATCTTTAGTTATCCCAGCTAATAATGGGCTTTTCATGGATTTTATAAGTTAGTCATTTTTCTCATAAACTGATTGCATCACAATCTTTGTTTGGGGGTTACAGTAGCTTCAGTAGTCCTAGGGCCACATCTCTATTAGGAGCTAGGAGTTATCCTCCAAAGTTTCCATCATTGCTTTTCACCTCTAGTTATTTTTTCTTGCTGCTATACTTTACCATGAGTTCTCCCATGTTGACAGCGTCGTTATTTGAAATGCACCGTAGTTATGTACTTCTGTATGCTCAGTATAAGAATAAATAACAATTTAGACAAGTTACACATACCAGTCAAGAGGTCATTCTAGATGATCGTACAAGCTATCATAGACCAAGGACCAAGAACATTTTTTTGGGTTGGATTCGTGGACCTTCATGGTAGTTTTGCTAGTTCATTCTCTTCATATGCACCAATGAAAGACATTTGAGTTACAACTTACAACATGAAGTTGTTCTTATAAGTTGCAGGCATAGTTTTTCAGCATGTATGTAGTAAGACTGATACGATTGACCACAAAAACAATAATTTCTGTTCGTGATCCATTGCATTTTTAACCCAAAATGGTCGAGGCAACCTAAATATTcgaaaatgtgaacaaattttgggGTGTCTAATGTGCTGTAAAATGTATGCAAATCTATAAAATAATAATGCACGAGTATGGACGTTTCTGTTCTGTGCGAAAAAGAAGAGAAGAGATAAGTGAATGATGTGCCCATACTGTAGTGGACACTTTAGCATGATTTTTCGTAGGTGCATTTTATAGCATGGCTTACATACATGTTTTTTTCCCCTGATATTTTTGGGGAACCTTTTCTTGGGTCTGTTGGTTTCCTGTTTACTTGACCCTAGAACCCTTTTGATAACCTAATGTTTCAATAAGCTACCATTTGAATCTTTTGCTCCGATCTTAGGTTGCATAGGGAGCTTGTGAAGGGGTTTTTTGGCAATGCACGAGAGCTGCTTCAGCCGGATGGTGAAATCCACATTAGCCACAAGACAGGATATCCTTACGACGGGTGGAGTATCGAGCAACTTGCCTCTGAATCTTCTCTGGCTATGATTGACATAGTTAGTTTCCAGAAACAAGACTACCCCGGCTATAGGCCAAAGAGAGGAAATGGTTCAAAGTCCAACAATACTTTCCCTCTTGGTGACTGCAACACATACAAGTTCGTCGCGAAACATAATGTTGCTCAGGAAGAACATGCATGCTACTGCGATATGTGCCAAGATAAATATGTCTCGCGGTACTTCGACTATGCAAGCAGTCTTGGCACGTTCGGAGTTGGGAACGGGGGGCACCTTGCATATTGATGAAATGTAGTGAACTGGTCGTAGTACTAACGGTGTGTtaacaaactactccctccgtcccataatataagacgtttatgggacggagggagtagttctgaaACCTGGAATGTTTTTGGTGAACTTGATGTGGGACGTCTTTTCATGTGGTGCGTGTTGATGAGATGCCATCCACCACTGTGTAACTGAGTAGATGTGTTACTGGTCAAAGTATGAACAAGATTGTGGTGATGTAAATGCAAGCACTTCTGTTGTAATGGTTTGTTTTTCCCTGTTTCCAGTTGCCAAGCTTTATTCACTGGTCTGCATATTCATTTTGTTGTTTCTTATCCCTTCCAGCAAAGGTTGCAGATTTAGTGAAAACATGGCAGAAAAAAACCCTCTAAATTACTTCCATGTACTAAAAATATTAACCCTCAGAtgtgtcaagtcaaactttacaaaatctgaccaaatttatattaaaaatattaacttctacaatatcaaatatatatGCTATGAATCTAACAATACTCATTTGGCATTGtcaatgttgatatttttttctataagtttggttgAAGTAGAGATATTTTGACTTcaaacaaaacttatatgcagactaaaaaggactggAGGCAGTATGTTCTGGCGAGACGGTTTTGTGGTTTTTAGGATAGAGTTATAATTTGACTGATAACTATAAAATCCAAATTTCCTTTTCAAATTAAAGGAGCTCCGGTTGCTCCCCACAGTGTCATCGTGCGCTACGTTTTTTCCCCCTTTGAAAGTACGCATGATCGTGCGCTGCATTTGCATTTCAAAAGAACTGCTCACACATCAGTACTCCCTTGGCGTTTCAGATTCCCATGAGTGTGAATTACTGTATCACAATTAATGGAAGCTCCATCCCAAGAGACGTGCGATGCGAGAGCACAACCCAAGGCGACGGACACATCACAAATGAAGCTAGCCTTTCGTCTCCCCGCCATCTACAAATAAAAAGCCCTCAGTCTAATCCGGCGAAGCTAGCCTTCCTCACCTCTATCACACACACTGCTGAGTGCTGACACATAGCTGTGGCCTCGCTCTCGCCGGTGGAGCGGAATGGCTTCGCCGGTGGTGGAGGTGGCGCAGGCCATCGCCGTGgaggggaagaaggaagagaaggaggtGGTGAAGTGGCTGGGGCATTACTCCTCGGTGCAGAGCATCCTGGTCGTCGGCGACGGGGACTTCTCCTTCTCGCTGGCGCTCGCCACCGCGTTCGGCTCCGGCGAGAACCTCGTCGCCACGTCCCTCGACTCCTACGGTCCGACCATTTATTACCTCTTTCATTCCAACCTGTCTCTGCTTGATCTAATGTTACGTGATCTTGTTGGCAATCCTCTTGCATATGGACAGGTTATCTTAGAATCATGTACAGCTATGCGGAGTCGAATGTAACGTCGCTGAAAAGGACGGGCGCCACAGTCCTGCATGGTGTCGATGCGACAGAGATGAAGAGTCACGCCCATCTGAAGCTCAATCGCTTCGATCGCATCCTGTTCAATTTCCCTCATGCTGGTTTCACTGGGAGCGAGACCCAGCAGCACATGATCGGGTACGCGCGAACTCTTTGCCCTTGCGGTTCTCTGGTTTTTGGCGTTGCAAATTTCTTCACATTAAATTTCATTAAGTTCCTATTCCCGGTGCTTCTTCACTTCAAATTTCACGCCCAAGAAGTAATAGTATTGTCAGTTGTTTGATCATTTGCAATGAGCGGTTCATATCAATTGGGGGTGCATCTTAAAATTTCTCTTGTTATTAATCTTTTGCTTCTAAGTGTAGTTCGCACAAGCAGCTCGTGGAGGCTTTCTTCCGCAATGCAATCCACCTGCTTCGTCCTGATGGTGAAATCCACGTCACTCACAAGACGGGACATCCGTACCGCAGTTGGGAGATCGAGCAATTAGcctccgagtctgcacttgttatGTTTAAGATGACTTACACCAACAAAAAAAGTCAGGCAACTGACATATAGTCGGTCCCTTGTTTTTGGGTGTAGATTATTCCAGTATATTGAAAAGATAAACATGTATCTTGTCTGCAACTCTGGATGCGTCTTTACGCTGGTTTGAATATATTCATCTTCAAGGCTTTCGTGATACTCCCTCTGGTTGGGATTATAAGTCTAGCACGGGAACATACATCGTCAATTTAATATGCCATAAAATTTGTATGTTTAGAAACTTTTTTTTTGCTAATCAAACTGAAGATGTAAAAATGCAAAGGGAGTACGTGTATTATCGCTAAGGGCGCCTCCAACGCGGGGTGCTTAAGGCACGAGGATCGTAATTATCGTAGATTAGTGGTTGCTGAGTTGCATCCTGGCATCAGCCTCAGTGTCGTTGCAAAACCATGTGCCAGGCAGTTATTCCTTTTCTCCCTGCACTGGGCGAACCTTTTAATTTGGACCATTTGCATGTTAAGAAAATACATTgtagtttttttttcgaaaaggggggactccccggcctctgcatcaggacgatgcatacaaccacatttataaataaataaaggaGTTCAACAAGGTCTTAATAGTCTGAAAACAAAAAATCggcaagctcacaaagagccacaacGCCAAAAACAATATggccaaaagccacaaccggctggcaaaacaaagataggtaaactaattgcctatcctattatatgatcgccatccaaaccggttgaaaatatcccgcgctaccatctctcactggacagatccagtaaccaaacgctccctggcctccgtcagagtgagtaacgaccacatacggatcagcgcaaTAGCTCGgaataaaacatgcaaaaaatgaatgtttgttgttctgttaaaagccaaatcatttctgcaattccaaattgcccacaacaaagcacatactcctacacgaatgtgtctagctgtttcgaACTCTATCCCAaccagccacgttccaaataacgtactgaccgaattcggaggagtaatgttaaaggcaatatgCATCGTGTGCCACAAAACCCTTGCCAACGGGCAGtcaaagaagaggtgcttgatAGATTCGTCCCGATCACAagaactacacctagtagatcatgtccagttgcgcttaaccaaattatcctttgttaagatgacttgtttatgtacaaaccacataaacactttaattttcaaaggaactttgactttccaaacctctttggaactaggaataacactagagttaatgacatcgatatacatcgacttAACTGTGAActgtccagacctagtaagcttccaacacaactgatcgggctgatgagatagctgaacctccatcagtctactcaccaaatGAATCCATGCTTCCCACCGGTCGCCCACAAGcgccctcctaaactgaatattaaggggaatggactgcaaAATCATGGCCACAAGAGCATCaagtcgttgaacaatacgatacagggaTGGATACTGAAGTGCTAACGGCGTTTCCCCAAGCCATGTATCCTCCTAGAAGCGAGTGGTGTTTCCATTACCgactataaactttgttctattaaagaaggcggctttgactctcataagccccttccaaaacggcgaaTCTATCGGTCTCACAGTGACCTGGGACAACGTCTTGGACTGTAGatacttactacggagaatctgcgcccacgtGGCCTCCGTCTCAATTGAAAGTTTATacaaccacttgctgagaagacatctgttcttcacttcaagattctcaataccaaggcccccctggtcctttggtcgacagatgaCATCCCATTTGGCAAGTCGGTATTTTCTcttaagttcatcactctgccagaagaaccgtgatcgatagaagtccagccttttcctaacaccaactgggacttcgaagaaagataagagaaacataggcatactcgtgagcaccgaattaataagaatcagtcggcctccatatgacatgagtttgcccttccagcagctcagtttcttctcgaACCGGTCCttgatgcacttccattctctatttgtcagcttacgatggtgaatgggtatacctaagtacgtgAAAGGTAATGCCCCcaattcgcatccaaacaattgcctataagcctcttgttcctccttggctctaccaaagcagaacaactcgcttttattaAAATTAATCTTCAATCCtatcaattgttcaaataagcataacaccagcttcatatttctcgctttagccaagtcgtgctccataaagatgattgtatcatcagcgtactgcaggatagacacaccaccatcaactagatgaggcaccaaaccacccacctgaccggcctcctttgcccttcctatcataattgccaacatgtcaaccacaatgttgaacagaataggagacattggatctccttgtctcaggcccttgtgtgtctggaaataatgacctatgtcgtcattcactttaattctaacactccctttttgcatgaaagattctacctggcgtcgccaagcttcatcaaaacccttcatgcgtaaggcctgCTGAAGGAAAAGCCacttgactttatcgtacgctttttcaaaatccaccttgaaaacaactccatctagttttttcgtgtgaatctcatggagcgtttcatgaaggaccacaaccccttcgaggatgttcatgtccggcatgaaagcagtttgggtaggCTGCACCACAGCATGCGCGATCTGTGTGAGACTATTAGTCCCGACATTggtaaaaaatttgaaactaacattaagaagacagatgggcctgaattgctcaattctcacagcctctgttttcttaggaataagggttatcgttccaaaattcagtcCAAAAAGCTGAAGTTGTCCAGAGAATAGATCATTAAACAAAGGCAAcagatcccccttaataatatgctaGCACTTCTTATAAAATTCAGCCGGAAATCCATCCGGGCCGGGAGTCTTATTTTTTTCATCTGGGATATGGCCTCAAACACTTCTTTCTCCGTAAAAGGAGCAGCCAAAATATCATTCTCCACTGCAgttagttgaggaacatcctcaatcctggACTCATCCAGAGACACGCAGTTATCCTCTGGAGGTCCAAACAGCTGCATGTAATACTCGgtaatgtataattttaggttctcctgtcctaaaatcgttccttcatcttgttcaagctgaaagatcctcttctttctatgtttaccattagcgatcatgtgaaagaattgagtgttcgcgtccccttggactactcgtcggaccttggcccgcaacgcccacttcaactcctcttcacgaagaagctctttcagcctcatctccgcgtcaagcttggcatgaagTTCCGAGGCCGGCAGAACtgtggtttctgcttttacatctaaggactgaataagggtaaggagccgttccttttcgaccttataaatcccgctaagatgcttagcccacccacgcagGAAACTTCTCAGATGCCggatcttattctgccagcgctcaagCGCAGTCCTACCTCCTgtatccttagcccactctctggctacGAGATCAAAGAAACCATCTCGTTCAAACCAAGCAAGCTCGAAAAAGAATgagtttttgtttcccacgtgggTGGCCTCACCAGAGTCCAGAAATAAAGGGGTGTGATCAGAAATTCCACGGGAAAGagcctgaactgttacaaagggaaacttctgttcccattcgacgctagccaacactcgatccaacttttcaaacgtcggatttggcatcgcgttagcccaagtgaattttcttcccgaaagctcaatctctctcagatccaagctttcaatgatagtattaaacacaaatgaccatctgccgtcaaagttatccttgttcttctcctcacgccttctaatgatattgaaatcgccccccaccaggataggaagctgctcagagccgcaaatcctaaccagatcagctaagaactcgggtttgagttcGGGTTGTGCGGCACTatataccgccaccaaagcccaattGAACCCATCGGCCTTCGACCGCACCCGAAACTTAACTGCAAAATCTCCCATCACCACACTTCGAACCTCCAGCGAATCGCATCGAACTCCGAGCAAGATGCCACCCGATCTCCCTCTCGGTGGCAGACAGTGCTAGTCAAAATCAATACCTCCCGACAAAGTATTTAGAAATTGAGGCgcaaaattatctctaccagtttcGGACAAAGCGATAAAATCTAACCTATGCTCGATAGACGCctctgcaagaaaccttcttttagccaagtcttttagacctatgctattccaaaagatccctttcataattcatcatggaatttttttgccGTACGGATTCTAGCACTCCTACGCACCACGGACACCGGGTACACCTTCCGCTTCCACTTGCGTTTAGTAATGTTCTGACTCTGCAACCGGTCCTCACAACCAGTCTCAGAAGGTCGAACCACAGCATTCTCAGATgtatcatcctcctcctccgattCAAGTACGGGAGGTataagatccgcacaaaaattatcgAGCACCCTGACCCCCAAAGCATCAACCTCGGAGTCACTCATGGGCTTAACCGCTGCTAAGTTACGAATCATCTCTAACGCCCGCTCAGCCTCTAAATCCTGGAGATCATTAACAGAAtttgaaatttcactatcattactacctagtgaaactcctaattgatttGCATCATTAATAA
This window of the Triticum aestivum cultivar Chinese Spring chromosome 5D, IWGSC CS RefSeq v2.1, whole genome shotgun sequence genome carries:
- the LOC123120642 gene encoding uncharacterized protein At4g26485-like, yielding MARLRKRKRGRGRGVRWLSHYSSGQSILIVGDGDFSFSLALAAAFGTGRNIVATSLDSYEALSRKYSKAQSNVMELKKRRTTVLHGVDAETMKGHTNLKMRLFDRIVFNFPHAGFHGKECEMHVVRLHRELVKGFFGNARELLQPDGEIHISHKTGYPYDGWSIEQLASESSLAMIDIVSFQKQDYPGYRPKRGNGSKSNNTFPLGDCNTYKFVAKHNVAQEEHACYCDMCQDKYVSRYFDYASSLGTFGVGNGGHLAY
- the LOC123124969 gene encoding heavy metal-associated isoprenylated plant protein 41-like, which gives rise to MASPVVEVAQAIAVEGKKEEKEVVKWLGHYSSVQSILVVGDGDFSFSLALATAFGSGENLVATSLDSYGYLRIMYSYAESNVTSLKRTGATVLHGVDATEMKSHAHLKLNRFDRILFNFPHAGFTGSETQQHMIGSHKQLVEAFFRNAIHLLRPDGEIHVTHKTGHPYRSWEIEQLASESALVMFKMTYTNKKSQATDI